A window of the Arachis duranensis cultivar V14167 chromosome 5, aradu.V14167.gnm2.J7QH, whole genome shotgun sequence genome harbors these coding sequences:
- the LOC107486980 gene encoding probable LRR receptor-like serine/threonine-protein kinase At3g47570 isoform X4 encodes MKQNIIHFFLITTLNSSLLWFISNTSSSSSSAHALLLGNESDHLALLKFKDSISKDPFGVLDSWNTTNHFCKWQGITCNNSPKQQRVIELRLPGYYLHGSLSPQLSNLSFLRHIDLENNSFYGDIPQELGLLSHLQVLYLDNNSLTGEIPINLTSCSELTNFDFSWNNLIGNIPIGIGSLSKLKEFFIERNNLSGRIPPSIGGFPTKDLKFLKPLANCSNLYVLGISVNNFGGQLPNYIGCRFDGNIPATFGQFQKMEVLELSGNKFSGEMPAFIGNLSKLFLLDLSDNMFEGSIPSSIGNCQNLQHLNFSKNNLSRTIPSEIFSISSLTILLDLSQNSFSGNLSDEVGKLQNLNFLKVSENNLVGNIPASIAECLSLEFLYLQGNSFSGAIPSSLVSLKGLRKLDISRNHLSGSIPEGLQNLSLEYLNISFNMLDGKVPTGGVFKNVSEFAMIGNNKLCGGVSELHLPPCPSEAKKPKRHHNFKLVVVIVCVCAFFFFLSLLLTICWMRKRSKKMSSDDSPTIDQLAKVSYQSLHNGTNGFSEENLIGSGSFGSVYKGTLELEESGVAVAIKVLKLQTKGAEKSFVAECNALKSVRHRNLVKILTCCSGTDYKGQEFKALVFEFMTNGSLESWLHPSTEIANQTAARSLNLEQRFNIINDVASAFHYLHYECDRAIIHRDLKPSNILLDDLMVAHVGDFGLARLLEKNIGDSSMQTTSTGLKGTFGYAPPEYGMGYQVSIEGDMYSFGILILEMLTGKRPTDEIFMDGHNLHKYVEVSISSNIFKIVDPCILSMGEQLQPGVENCLISLFKVGLACSMESPNERMTMVDLMRQLNRIKSCFPYTQLMEADQNIHKLV; translated from the exons ATGAAGCAAAACATTATTCACTTCTTTCTTATTACCACTCTGAACTCATCACTACTGTGGTTTATCTCAAACactagtagtagtagtagtagtgcaCATGCATTGTTGCTAGGAAATGAGAGTGATCATCTGGCTTTGCTCAAGTTCAAGGATTCAATATCCAAGGACCCTTTTGGAGTCTTGGATTCTTGGAATACCACAAACCACTTTTGCAAGTGGCAAGGAATCACATGCAATAATAGTCCCAAGCAACAAAGAGTTATTGAATTGAGGTTACCAGGATATTATCTGCATGGATCTCTGTCTCCTCAACTCAGTAATCTCTCTTTTCTGAGGCACATAGACCTCGAAAACAACAGCTTCTATGGAGATATTCCCCAAGAGCTTGGTCTCTTGTCACACCTGCAGGTACTTTATCTTGATAACAATTCTCTGACTGGTGAAATTCCTATAAACTTGACCAGTTGTTCTGAACTCACAAACTTTGACTTCTCATGGAACAATTTGATTGGTAACATACCAATTGGAATTGGATCTCTTTCCAAGCTCAAAGAATTTTTCATTGAGAGAAATAATTTAAGTGGAAGAATCCCACCATCCATAG GTGGATTTCCAACTAAGGATTTGAAGTTCTTGAAGCCTTTGGCCAACTGTAGTAACTTGTACGTGCTTGGCATATCTGTCAATAACTTTGGAGGCCAGTTGCCAAATTACATTG GCTGCCGTTTTGATGGGAATATTCCAGCTACTTTTGGACAGTTTCAAAAGATGGAAGTATTAGAGTTGAGTGGAAACAAGTTTTCAGGAGAGATGCCAGCCTTTATAGGCAACCTCAGCAAGTTATTTCTCTTGGATTTGTCAGACAATATGTTTGAAGGAAGCATTCCTTCAAGTATAGGAAACTGCCAGAACTTACAACATCTTAATTTTTCCAAGAACAATCTCAGCAGAACCATACCATCTGAGATTTTCAGCATTTCTTCCTTAACAATCTTATTAGACTTGTCACAAAACTCATTCAGTGGCAATCTATCTGATGAAGTGGGAAAGCTACAAAATCTCAATTTCCTGAAAGTCTCTGAGAATAATCTAGTTGGCAACATTCCTGCCAGCATTGCAGAGTGTCTAAGTTTGGAGTTCCTTTATTTGCAAGGGAATTCATTCTCCGGAGCCATACCATCCTCTTTGGTTTCGCTTAAAGGTCTCCGAAAATTAGACATATCACGAAACCATTTGTCAGGGTCGATTCCTGAAGGATTGCAGAACCTTTCACTTGAGTATCTCAATATCTCTTTCAACATGTTAGATGGAAAAGTGCCGACAGGAGGAGTTTTCAAAAATGTGAGTGAGTTTGCAATGATTGGAAACAATAAGCTTTGTGGGGGTGTTTCAGAGCTTCATTTGCCACCATGCCCTTCTGAAGCTAAGAAACCAAAGAGACACCACAATTTCAAGTTGGTTGTAGTGATAGTTTGTGTGTgtgcttttttcttcttcttatcccTTCTCCTAACCATTTGCTGGATGAGGAAGAGAAGCAAGAAAATGTCTTCTGATGATTCACCAACAATAGACCAGCTGGCTAAGGTTTCCTATCAAAGCCTACACAATGGAACCAATGGATTCTCAGAAGAAAATTTGATAGGGTCTGGAAGTTTTGGCTCTGTGTATAAGGGAACTCTTGAGTTAGAAGAAAGTGGTGTTGCTGTTGCCATTAAGGTCCTAAAGCTTCAAACCAAAGGTGCTGAGAAGAGTTTTGTTGCTGAATGTAATGCACTCAAGAGTGTGAGGCATCGCAATCTGGTGAAGATTTTAACATGTTGCTCAGGTACAGATTATAAAGGGCAAGAATTCAAGGCTCTAGTTTTTGAGTTCATGACAAATGGAAGCCTAGAAAGTTGGTTACATCCATCAACAGAAATTGCAAATCAAACTGCTGCTAGATCACTGAACCTTGAGCAAAGGTTTAACATCATCAATGATGTTGCCTCAGCATTTCATTATCTTCACTATGAATGCGATCGAGCTATTATTCATCGTGATTTAAAGCCAAGCAATATTCTTCTGGACGATTTGATGGTAGCTCATGTGGGTGATTTTGGCTTAGCAAGACTACTTGAGAAGAATATTGGAGACTCTTCTATGCAAACTACCTCAACTGGACTGAAAGGAACTTTTGGTTATGCTCCTCCAG AGTATGGAATGGGTTATCAAGTGTCCATTGAAGGAGATATGTATAGCTTTGGGATTCTGATATTAGAAATGTTGACTGGAAAGAGGCCCACGGATGAAATATTCATGGACGGTCACAATCTCCATAAATATgttgaagtttcaatttcaaGTAACATTTTCAAGATTGTGGACCCATGTATCCTTTCCATGGGAGAACAACTACAGCCTGGGGTTGAAAATTGTTTAATTTCACTGTTTAAAGTTGGACTGGCTTGTTCAATGGAATCACCAAATGAAAGAATGACTATGGTTGATTTAATGAGACAGCTTAATCGAATCAAAAGTTGTTTTCCTTATACTCAACTCATGGAAGCAGATCAGAACATTCATAAACTC GTCTGA
- the LOC107486980 gene encoding probable LRR receptor-like serine/threonine-protein kinase At3g47570 isoform X2 produces MKQNIIHFFLITTLNSSLLWFISNTSSSSSSAHALLLGNESDHLALLKFKDSISKDPFGVLDSWNTTNHFCKWQGITCNNSPKQQRVIELRLPGYYLHGSLSPQLSNLSFLRHIDLENNSFYGDIPQELGLLSHLQVLYLDNNSLTGEIPINLTSCSELTNFDFSWNNLIGNIPIGIGSLSKLKEFFIERNNLSGRIPPSIGNLTSLTSLVLISNDLEGNIPQQLCALQNLTYLLLDSNEFSSTLPSCLYNISSLSVLSVSNNNISGSLPANIFHNLPNLQFFQIGTNNFSGKIPLSVTNASLLQVLDLDRNHFVGQVPSLGKLTKLRFLSVSENNLGGFPTKDLKFLKPLANCSNLYVLGISVNNFGGQLPNYIGCRFDGNIPATFGQFQKMEVLELSGNKFSGEMPAFIGNLSKLFLLDLSDNMFEGSIPSSIGNCQNLQHLNFSKNNLSRTIPSEIFSISSLTILLDLSQNSFSGNLSDEVGKLQNLNFLKVSENNLVGNIPASIAECLSLEFLYLQGNSFSGAIPSSLVSLKGLRKLDISRNHLSGSIPEGLQNLSLEYLNISFNMLDGKVPTGGVFKNVSEFAMIGNNKLCGGVSELHLPPCPSEAKKPKRHHNFKLVVVIVCVCAFFFFLSLLLTICWMRKRSKKMSSDDSPTIDQLAKVSYQSLHNGTNGFSEENLIGSGSFGSVYKGTLELEESGVAVAIKVLKLQTKGAEKSFVAECNALKSVRHRNLVKILTCCSGTDYKGQEFKALVFEFMTNGSLESWLHPSTEIANQTAARSLNLEQRFNIINDVASAFHYLHYECDRAIIHRDLKPSNILLDDLMVAHVGDFGLARLLEKNIGDSSMQTTSTGLKGTFGYAPPEYGMGYQVSIEGDMYSFGILILEMLTGKRPTDEIFMDGHNLHKYVEVSISSNIFKIVDPCILSMGEQLQPGVENCLISLFKVGLACSMESPNERMTMVDLMRQLNRIKSCFPYTQLMEADQNIHKLV; encoded by the exons ATGAAGCAAAACATTATTCACTTCTTTCTTATTACCACTCTGAACTCATCACTACTGTGGTTTATCTCAAACactagtagtagtagtagtagtgcaCATGCATTGTTGCTAGGAAATGAGAGTGATCATCTGGCTTTGCTCAAGTTCAAGGATTCAATATCCAAGGACCCTTTTGGAGTCTTGGATTCTTGGAATACCACAAACCACTTTTGCAAGTGGCAAGGAATCACATGCAATAATAGTCCCAAGCAACAAAGAGTTATTGAATTGAGGTTACCAGGATATTATCTGCATGGATCTCTGTCTCCTCAACTCAGTAATCTCTCTTTTCTGAGGCACATAGACCTCGAAAACAACAGCTTCTATGGAGATATTCCCCAAGAGCTTGGTCTCTTGTCACACCTGCAGGTACTTTATCTTGATAACAATTCTCTGACTGGTGAAATTCCTATAAACTTGACCAGTTGTTCTGAACTCACAAACTTTGACTTCTCATGGAACAATTTGATTGGTAACATACCAATTGGAATTGGATCTCTTTCCAAGCTCAAAGAATTTTTCATTGAGAGAAATAATTTAAGTGGAAGAATCCCACCATCCATAGGTAATCTTACATCCCTCACTTCCCTAGTGTTGATTTCTAATGACTTGGAGGGGAATATTCCACAACAATTATGTGCCTTGCAAAACTTAACATATTTATTACTCGATTCGAACGAATTTTCCAGTACACTTCCATCTTGTCTTTACAATATATCATCTCTTAGTGTGTTATCAGTTTCAAACAATAATATTAGTGGCTCTTTGCCGGCCAACATTTTCCACAACCTCCCAAATCTTCAATTTTTCCAAATTGGAACAAACAATTTCTCTGGAAAAATTCCACTTTCTGTCACAAATGCATCTTTACTACAAGTACTTGATTTGGATCGAAACCATTTTGTGGGACAAGTTCCAAGCCTAGGGAAGCTAACAAAACTTCGATTTCTGTCTGTATCTGAGAACAATCTAGGTGGATTTCCAACTAAGGATTTGAAGTTCTTGAAGCCTTTGGCCAACTGTAGTAACTTGTACGTGCTTGGCATATCTGTCAATAACTTTGGAGGCCAGTTGCCAAATTACATTG GCTGCCGTTTTGATGGGAATATTCCAGCTACTTTTGGACAGTTTCAAAAGATGGAAGTATTAGAGTTGAGTGGAAACAAGTTTTCAGGAGAGATGCCAGCCTTTATAGGCAACCTCAGCAAGTTATTTCTCTTGGATTTGTCAGACAATATGTTTGAAGGAAGCATTCCTTCAAGTATAGGAAACTGCCAGAACTTACAACATCTTAATTTTTCCAAGAACAATCTCAGCAGAACCATACCATCTGAGATTTTCAGCATTTCTTCCTTAACAATCTTATTAGACTTGTCACAAAACTCATTCAGTGGCAATCTATCTGATGAAGTGGGAAAGCTACAAAATCTCAATTTCCTGAAAGTCTCTGAGAATAATCTAGTTGGCAACATTCCTGCCAGCATTGCAGAGTGTCTAAGTTTGGAGTTCCTTTATTTGCAAGGGAATTCATTCTCCGGAGCCATACCATCCTCTTTGGTTTCGCTTAAAGGTCTCCGAAAATTAGACATATCACGAAACCATTTGTCAGGGTCGATTCCTGAAGGATTGCAGAACCTTTCACTTGAGTATCTCAATATCTCTTTCAACATGTTAGATGGAAAAGTGCCGACAGGAGGAGTTTTCAAAAATGTGAGTGAGTTTGCAATGATTGGAAACAATAAGCTTTGTGGGGGTGTTTCAGAGCTTCATTTGCCACCATGCCCTTCTGAAGCTAAGAAACCAAAGAGACACCACAATTTCAAGTTGGTTGTAGTGATAGTTTGTGTGTgtgcttttttcttcttcttatcccTTCTCCTAACCATTTGCTGGATGAGGAAGAGAAGCAAGAAAATGTCTTCTGATGATTCACCAACAATAGACCAGCTGGCTAAGGTTTCCTATCAAAGCCTACACAATGGAACCAATGGATTCTCAGAAGAAAATTTGATAGGGTCTGGAAGTTTTGGCTCTGTGTATAAGGGAACTCTTGAGTTAGAAGAAAGTGGTGTTGCTGTTGCCATTAAGGTCCTAAAGCTTCAAACCAAAGGTGCTGAGAAGAGTTTTGTTGCTGAATGTAATGCACTCAAGAGTGTGAGGCATCGCAATCTGGTGAAGATTTTAACATGTTGCTCAGGTACAGATTATAAAGGGCAAGAATTCAAGGCTCTAGTTTTTGAGTTCATGACAAATGGAAGCCTAGAAAGTTGGTTACATCCATCAACAGAAATTGCAAATCAAACTGCTGCTAGATCACTGAACCTTGAGCAAAGGTTTAACATCATCAATGATGTTGCCTCAGCATTTCATTATCTTCACTATGAATGCGATCGAGCTATTATTCATCGTGATTTAAAGCCAAGCAATATTCTTCTGGACGATTTGATGGTAGCTCATGTGGGTGATTTTGGCTTAGCAAGACTACTTGAGAAGAATATTGGAGACTCTTCTATGCAAACTACCTCAACTGGACTGAAAGGAACTTTTGGTTATGCTCCTCCAG AGTATGGAATGGGTTATCAAGTGTCCATTGAAGGAGATATGTATAGCTTTGGGATTCTGATATTAGAAATGTTGACTGGAAAGAGGCCCACGGATGAAATATTCATGGACGGTCACAATCTCCATAAATATgttgaagtttcaatttcaaGTAACATTTTCAAGATTGTGGACCCATGTATCCTTTCCATGGGAGAACAACTACAGCCTGGGGTTGAAAATTGTTTAATTTCACTGTTTAAAGTTGGACTGGCTTGTTCAATGGAATCACCAAATGAAAGAATGACTATGGTTGATTTAATGAGACAGCTTAATCGAATCAAAAGTTGTTTTCCTTATACTCAACTCATGGAAGCAGATCAGAACATTCATAAACTC GTCTGA
- the LOC107486980 gene encoding probable LRR receptor-like serine/threonine-protein kinase At3g47570 isoform X3 produces the protein MKQNIIHFFLITTLNSSLLWFISNTSSSSSSAHALLLGNESDHLALLKFKDSISKDPFGVLDSWNTTNHFCKWQGITCNNSPKQQRVIELRLPGYYLHGSLSPQLSNLSFLRHIDLENNSFYGDIPQELGLLSHLQVLYLDNNSLTGEIPINLTSCSELTNFDFSWNNLIGNIPIGIGSLSKLKEFFIERNNLSGRIPPSIGGFPTKDLKFLKPLANCSNLYVLGISVNNFGGQLPNYIGNLSTHLSNLFLGYNQIYGKIPAELGNLVNLTLLNMQGCRFDGNIPATFGQFQKMEVLELSGNKFSGEMPAFIGNLSKLFLLDLSDNMFEGSIPSSIGNCQNLQHLNFSKNNLSRTIPSEIFSISSLTILLDLSQNSFSGNLSDEVGKLQNLNFLKVSENNLVGNIPASIAECLSLEFLYLQGNSFSGAIPSSLVSLKGLRKLDISRNHLSGSIPEGLQNLSLEYLNISFNMLDGKVPTGGVFKNVSEFAMIGNNKLCGGVSELHLPPCPSEAKKPKRHHNFKLVVVIVCVCAFFFFLSLLLTICWMRKRSKKMSSDDSPTIDQLAKVSYQSLHNGTNGFSEENLIGSGSFGSVYKGTLELEESGVAVAIKVLKLQTKGAEKSFVAECNALKSVRHRNLVKILTCCSGTDYKGQEFKALVFEFMTNGSLESWLHPSTEIANQTAARSLNLEQRFNIINDVASAFHYLHYECDRAIIHRDLKPSNILLDDLMVAHVGDFGLARLLEKNIGDSSMQTTSTGLKGTFGYAPPEYGMGYQVSIEGDMYSFGILILEMLTGKRPTDEIFMDGHNLHKYVEVSISSNIFKIVDPCILSMGEQLQPGVENCLISLFKVGLACSMESPNERMTMVDLMRQLNRIKSCFPYTQLMEADQNIHKLV, from the exons ATGAAGCAAAACATTATTCACTTCTTTCTTATTACCACTCTGAACTCATCACTACTGTGGTTTATCTCAAACactagtagtagtagtagtagtgcaCATGCATTGTTGCTAGGAAATGAGAGTGATCATCTGGCTTTGCTCAAGTTCAAGGATTCAATATCCAAGGACCCTTTTGGAGTCTTGGATTCTTGGAATACCACAAACCACTTTTGCAAGTGGCAAGGAATCACATGCAATAATAGTCCCAAGCAACAAAGAGTTATTGAATTGAGGTTACCAGGATATTATCTGCATGGATCTCTGTCTCCTCAACTCAGTAATCTCTCTTTTCTGAGGCACATAGACCTCGAAAACAACAGCTTCTATGGAGATATTCCCCAAGAGCTTGGTCTCTTGTCACACCTGCAGGTACTTTATCTTGATAACAATTCTCTGACTGGTGAAATTCCTATAAACTTGACCAGTTGTTCTGAACTCACAAACTTTGACTTCTCATGGAACAATTTGATTGGTAACATACCAATTGGAATTGGATCTCTTTCCAAGCTCAAAGAATTTTTCATTGAGAGAAATAATTTAAGTGGAAGAATCCCACCATCCATAG GTGGATTTCCAACTAAGGATTTGAAGTTCTTGAAGCCTTTGGCCAACTGTAGTAACTTGTACGTGCTTGGCATATCTGTCAATAACTTTGGAGGCCAGTTGCCAAATTACATTGGTAATTTGTCTACACACTTGAGCAATCTCTTTCTTGGTTATAACCAAATATATGGAAAAATTCCTGCGGAGTTAGGAAATTTGGTTAACTTAACTCTCTTGAACATGCAAGGCTGCCGTTTTGATGGGAATATTCCAGCTACTTTTGGACAGTTTCAAAAGATGGAAGTATTAGAGTTGAGTGGAAACAAGTTTTCAGGAGAGATGCCAGCCTTTATAGGCAACCTCAGCAAGTTATTTCTCTTGGATTTGTCAGACAATATGTTTGAAGGAAGCATTCCTTCAAGTATAGGAAACTGCCAGAACTTACAACATCTTAATTTTTCCAAGAACAATCTCAGCAGAACCATACCATCTGAGATTTTCAGCATTTCTTCCTTAACAATCTTATTAGACTTGTCACAAAACTCATTCAGTGGCAATCTATCTGATGAAGTGGGAAAGCTACAAAATCTCAATTTCCTGAAAGTCTCTGAGAATAATCTAGTTGGCAACATTCCTGCCAGCATTGCAGAGTGTCTAAGTTTGGAGTTCCTTTATTTGCAAGGGAATTCATTCTCCGGAGCCATACCATCCTCTTTGGTTTCGCTTAAAGGTCTCCGAAAATTAGACATATCACGAAACCATTTGTCAGGGTCGATTCCTGAAGGATTGCAGAACCTTTCACTTGAGTATCTCAATATCTCTTTCAACATGTTAGATGGAAAAGTGCCGACAGGAGGAGTTTTCAAAAATGTGAGTGAGTTTGCAATGATTGGAAACAATAAGCTTTGTGGGGGTGTTTCAGAGCTTCATTTGCCACCATGCCCTTCTGAAGCTAAGAAACCAAAGAGACACCACAATTTCAAGTTGGTTGTAGTGATAGTTTGTGTGTgtgcttttttcttcttcttatcccTTCTCCTAACCATTTGCTGGATGAGGAAGAGAAGCAAGAAAATGTCTTCTGATGATTCACCAACAATAGACCAGCTGGCTAAGGTTTCCTATCAAAGCCTACACAATGGAACCAATGGATTCTCAGAAGAAAATTTGATAGGGTCTGGAAGTTTTGGCTCTGTGTATAAGGGAACTCTTGAGTTAGAAGAAAGTGGTGTTGCTGTTGCCATTAAGGTCCTAAAGCTTCAAACCAAAGGTGCTGAGAAGAGTTTTGTTGCTGAATGTAATGCACTCAAGAGTGTGAGGCATCGCAATCTGGTGAAGATTTTAACATGTTGCTCAGGTACAGATTATAAAGGGCAAGAATTCAAGGCTCTAGTTTTTGAGTTCATGACAAATGGAAGCCTAGAAAGTTGGTTACATCCATCAACAGAAATTGCAAATCAAACTGCTGCTAGATCACTGAACCTTGAGCAAAGGTTTAACATCATCAATGATGTTGCCTCAGCATTTCATTATCTTCACTATGAATGCGATCGAGCTATTATTCATCGTGATTTAAAGCCAAGCAATATTCTTCTGGACGATTTGATGGTAGCTCATGTGGGTGATTTTGGCTTAGCAAGACTACTTGAGAAGAATATTGGAGACTCTTCTATGCAAACTACCTCAACTGGACTGAAAGGAACTTTTGGTTATGCTCCTCCAG AGTATGGAATGGGTTATCAAGTGTCCATTGAAGGAGATATGTATAGCTTTGGGATTCTGATATTAGAAATGTTGACTGGAAAGAGGCCCACGGATGAAATATTCATGGACGGTCACAATCTCCATAAATATgttgaagtttcaatttcaaGTAACATTTTCAAGATTGTGGACCCATGTATCCTTTCCATGGGAGAACAACTACAGCCTGGGGTTGAAAATTGTTTAATTTCACTGTTTAAAGTTGGACTGGCTTGTTCAATGGAATCACCAAATGAAAGAATGACTATGGTTGATTTAATGAGACAGCTTAATCGAATCAAAAGTTGTTTTCCTTATACTCAACTCATGGAAGCAGATCAGAACATTCATAAACTC GTCTGA